The DNA window CCTATGGAAACACTGGCCCCTATCAGCATCGACCGGGCCCCGTCGGTGCCAACGCCCCAGCCGGTTCGGCTGACAATCAACGGCACCGAACACACACTAATGCTGGCTCCCTGGACCAGCCTGCTCGACGCCCTGCGCGAACACCTGCACCTGACCGGCACCAAAAAAGGCTGCGACCACGGCCAATGCGGGGCCTGCACGGTACTGGTCGACGGTGTACGAATCAACTCGTGCCTGACGCTGGCCGTCATGAAAGAAGGCGCGTCGATCACAACCATCGAGGGGCTGGCTGAAAACGGCGAACTGCACCCTGTTCAGCAGGCATTCATCGACCACGACGCCTACCAGTGCGGCTACTGCACGCCCGGACAAATCTGCTCAGCGGTGGGTATGATCAGCGAAGGCAAGGTCAGAACGACCGCTGACATCCGCGAACTGATGAGCGGTAATATCTGCCGTTGCGGTGCGTATACCAACATCGTGGATGCCATTCAGGAAGTTATGCACGTGACCGAAAAACCTTGACCTATGAACAGCTTCACTTACGCCCGGCCCACTGACGTTGCCGAGGCCATCGACGATCAGCAACAGTCAACAGCGGCCAAATTCATCGCGGGGGGCACGAATATTCTCGATTTGATGAAAGAAAACGTTGAGCGTCCCGAACGGCTCATCGACATCAATCACCTGCCGCTGGCCGAAATCACCGACACCGAAGACGGTGGGTTGCGGCTGGGCGCATTGGTAACAAACGCCAGCACCGCCTACGACG is part of the Spirosoma rhododendri genome and encodes:
- a CDS encoding (2Fe-2S)-binding protein, which gives rise to METLAPISIDRAPSVPTPQPVRLTINGTEHTLMLAPWTSLLDALREHLHLTGTKKGCDHGQCGACTVLVDGVRINSCLTLAVMKEGASITTIEGLAENGELHPVQQAFIDHDAYQCGYCTPGQICSAVGMISEGKVRTTADIRELMSGNICRCGAYTNIVDAIQEVMHVTEKP